A genomic stretch from candidate division WOR-3 bacterium includes:
- a CDS encoding RnfABCDGE type electron transport complex subunit G, translating into MNSRTWMVVSLLITCLVAAFALSQVYSVTKPKIEQQKADATRSALSQALPAAQTFKEVEQDSLWYGLDAAGAKVGIVVRSGARGYGGPVPVLIALDLTGRISGIKVEDLKETPGLGLKAREDWFARQFLGLDSTVSLKKEAGTIDAISGATITSRAAASGVAQTIRKYSEHLKP; encoded by the coding sequence GTGAACAGCCGCACCTGGATGGTTGTCTCGCTTCTCATCACCTGTTTGGTTGCGGCATTTGCCCTGTCACAGGTCTACTCCGTCACCAAGCCCAAGATTGAGCAGCAGAAGGCCGACGCGACCAGGTCGGCGCTCAGTCAGGCCCTGCCGGCTGCGCAGACCTTTAAGGAAGTGGAGCAGGACTCGCTCTGGTACGGACTCGACGCCGCCGGCGCCAAGGTCGGCATCGTGGTTCGGTCAGGCGCGCGCGGGTACGGCGGGCCCGTTCCGGTGCTCATCGCCCTCGACCTCACCGGGCGCATCAGCGGCATCAAAGTGGAAGACCTGAAGGAGACTCCGGGACTTGGCCTTAAGGCACGCGAAGACTGGTTCGCTCGGCAGTTCCTCGGGCTCGACTCAACCGTGTCGCTGAAGAAGGAGGCGGGCACGATTGACGCCATCTCCGGCGCCACGATTACTTCCCGGGCCGCAGCTTCGGGCGTAGCCCAGACTATCCGCAAGTACTCGGAGCACCTCAAGCCATGA